From Streptomyces sp. TLI_105, the proteins below share one genomic window:
- a CDS encoding spermidine/putrescine ABC transporter substrate-binding protein — MSPEAPSLSRRSVLRAGATAALGLTAAGCGFSSASDAADQAAADAPIDVKVDGDLVYFNWADFVDPAVFAGFSKEYGVKVVQSNYDSMEGMAAKLNAGNRYDIIFPTAKWAERLSRGGRLRRIDHARLRNAEAVFGAYDYFADPWYDPRSAHTVPFTMYKTGIGWRRDRLGDLTGSWDDLWNDHAKGKVFVLDDRDEVLAIGALKHGLPLTTDRPGDLDRVTDTLRALRPRLRGFSSDSYNNLLNGNADMTQAWSGDMAAMLAQAKDPSVFGFETAREGAPVNSDCYAIPADAPHPGTAMLFIDYMLRPENVKRNIEYIGYPMPVRGTEDTYAALVEPFPQCLVTAADLSDDMFFRNGTATGEKARDAAWTDVKAG, encoded by the coding sequence ATGTCCCCCGAGGCACCTTCCCTGTCCCGCCGCTCAGTGCTCCGCGCCGGCGCCACCGCCGCCCTCGGTCTGACGGCGGCCGGCTGCGGATTCTCCTCCGCCTCCGACGCCGCCGACCAGGCGGCCGCCGACGCCCCCATCGACGTCAAGGTCGACGGCGACCTCGTCTACTTCAACTGGGCCGACTTCGTCGACCCGGCCGTCTTCGCGGGCTTCTCCAAGGAGTACGGGGTCAAAGTCGTCCAGTCGAACTACGACTCCATGGAAGGCATGGCCGCCAAACTCAACGCCGGCAACCGCTACGACATCATCTTCCCCACGGCGAAGTGGGCCGAGCGCCTCTCCCGAGGGGGCCGGCTGCGCCGCATCGACCACGCCCGCCTGAGGAACGCCGAGGCCGTGTTCGGCGCGTACGACTACTTCGCCGACCCCTGGTACGACCCCCGCTCCGCGCACACCGTCCCCTTCACCATGTACAAGACCGGCATCGGCTGGCGCCGGGACCGGCTCGGCGACCTCACCGGCTCCTGGGACGACCTGTGGAACGACCACGCCAAGGGCAAGGTCTTCGTCCTCGACGACCGCGACGAGGTGCTGGCCATCGGCGCACTCAAGCACGGCCTGCCCCTCACCACCGACCGGCCGGGCGACCTCGACCGCGTCACCGACACCCTGCGCGCCCTGCGCCCCCGGCTGCGCGGCTTCTCCAGCGACAGCTACAACAACCTGCTCAACGGCAACGCCGACATGACCCAGGCGTGGAGCGGGGACATGGCCGCGATGCTCGCCCAGGCGAAGGACCCGTCCGTGTTCGGCTTCGAGACCGCCCGCGAGGGCGCCCCGGTCAACTCCGACTGCTACGCCATCCCCGCCGACGCGCCGCACCCCGGCACCGCCATGCTCTTCATCGACTACATGCTCCGGCCCGAGAACGTGAAGCGGAACATCGAGTACATCGGCTACCCGATGCCGGTGCGCGGCACGGAGGACACCTACGCCGCGCTCGTGGAGCCCTTCCCCCAGTGCCTCGTGACCGCGGCCGACCTCAGCGACGACATGTTCTTCCGCAACGGCACCGCGACGGGCGAGAAGGCCCGCGACGCCGCCTGGACCGACGTGAAGGCGGGCTGA
- a CDS encoding aromatic ring-hydroxylating dioxygenase subunit alpha: protein MHPRAPAPSAPTAPDTAARDLPAPALPARHYTDPAVADAETRQVFARSWQLVCHESDLPGPGARLAATVADREVLVVRTEDGGLAAHLNVCRHRGTRLVTAPEPAGKAIRCPYHGWTYRLDGSLVGAPEARQIPCLDRPRLGLFPARVESFLGFVFVNLDPGAVPLAESCAGLAEAVGHYAGADLVPVGRDRIHLLARAEVQEANWKVAVDNYLEGYHVPVAHPGLMRLLDYQGYGCEIHDSYVLFTSPLRDKPSSNWAERLYQRVAAPMPGLTEADRRVWRYAVIYPNTLIDFYPDHVLAWTAVPTAVDRVAVPGAFYTRRGTGLRTRLARRLNMHIGWITNDEDAELVARVQRGLSTPGFEPGPLSRRELAVGWFADRIRADLADPAEPSDPADPTGAADPTGTAPASDPGSGPPRG, encoded by the coding sequence ATGCACCCCAGAGCCCCCGCACCCAGCGCACCCACCGCGCCCGACACGGCCGCCCGGGACCTCCCCGCTCCCGCGCTGCCGGCCCGCCACTACACCGATCCCGCCGTCGCCGACGCCGAGACCCGCCAGGTCTTCGCCAGGTCCTGGCAGCTCGTGTGCCACGAGTCCGACCTGCCCGGCCCCGGGGCCCGGCTCGCCGCCACCGTCGCCGACCGGGAGGTCCTGGTCGTCCGCACCGAGGACGGCGGCCTCGCCGCCCACCTCAACGTCTGCCGCCATCGCGGAACCCGCCTGGTCACCGCCCCCGAACCGGCCGGCAAGGCGATCCGCTGCCCGTACCACGGCTGGACCTACCGCCTCGACGGCAGCCTGGTCGGCGCCCCCGAGGCCCGGCAGATCCCCTGCCTCGACAGGCCCCGCCTCGGCCTGTTCCCGGCCCGGGTCGAATCCTTCCTCGGCTTCGTCTTCGTCAACCTCGACCCCGGCGCCGTTCCGCTCGCCGAGAGCTGCGCAGGACTCGCCGAGGCCGTCGGCCACTACGCCGGGGCGGACCTGGTGCCGGTCGGCCGGGACAGGATCCACCTCCTGGCCCGCGCCGAGGTCCAGGAGGCCAACTGGAAGGTCGCGGTCGACAACTACCTGGAGGGGTACCACGTACCCGTCGCCCACCCCGGCCTGATGCGACTGCTCGACTACCAGGGCTACGGCTGCGAGATCCACGACTCCTACGTCCTGTTCACCTCGCCGCTGCGCGACAAGCCGTCCTCCAACTGGGCCGAGCGGCTGTACCAGCGCGTCGCCGCGCCCATGCCCGGCCTCACCGAGGCCGACCGCAGGGTCTGGCGGTACGCCGTGATCTACCCCAACACCCTCATCGACTTCTACCCCGACCACGTGCTCGCGTGGACCGCCGTGCCGACCGCGGTCGACCGGGTGGCCGTCCCCGGCGCCTTCTACACCCGCCGCGGCACCGGGCTGCGCACCCGCCTCGCCCGGCGCCTGAACATGCACATCGGGTGGATCACCAACGACGAGGACGCCGAGCTGGTCGCCCGTGTCCAACGCGGTCTGTCCACCCCGGGGTTCGAACCCGGACCGCTGTCCCGGCGCGAGCTCGCGGTCGGCTGGTTCGCCGACCGCATCCGCGCCGACCTGGCCGACCCCGCGGAGCCCTCGGACCCAGCCGATCCCACGGGTGCCGCCGATCCCACGGGTACCGCACCGGCCTCCGACCCCGGCTCCGGCCCGCCGCGCGGGTGA
- a CDS encoding NADH-ubiquinone oxidoreductase-F iron-sulfur binding region domain-containing protein → MTRSRHSTPSHPPTTSRPSTTIRYPTAPAPGSVLGATPCSTENAEAYEATGGYAAAVTPDELLHHLDACGLRGRGGAGFPAAVKLRTVREHGRRGRGSGTRGERAAGAGTPVVVANGEEGEPGSVKDRWLLRARPHLVLDGLVHAAAVTGAEHGYVYLSDPEAARRVRRALAERVPPLPVEVVETAAAYVAGEETAVVRRIDGGPALPTAKPPRPFERGVRGAPTLVANVETLARIALVAARPDLREPIARSTLVTLSGGSVAPVLTEVPYGVPLRTLAAAHGTPAPVGALMGGLFGGLVDARALDLPLEPGALAAAGTALGCGAIRFLAADVCPVGAAADAVGHLAAESARQCGVCVSGSAAISDALDRLASGSAEPDTAERLHRWARGLPGRGACGLLDAAAGLAGSLLRVFPAQVRAHLDGPCPVCRADAPARDPHRLTRLTVPVPTVRAPAPTGSDPIASAPTPSAPTPSAPAASAPTTPAEPRAAVLEGTS, encoded by the coding sequence ATGACCCGCAGCCGCCACTCGACCCCGAGCCACCCCCCGACCACCAGCCGCCCCTCGACCACCATCCGTTACCCGACCGCCCCCGCGCCGGGTTCCGTGCTGGGCGCGACGCCCTGCTCCACGGAGAACGCCGAGGCGTACGAGGCCACCGGCGGCTACGCCGCCGCCGTCACCCCCGACGAGCTGCTGCACCACCTCGACGCCTGCGGTCTGCGCGGCCGCGGCGGCGCCGGATTCCCGGCCGCCGTCAAGCTCCGCACCGTCCGCGAGCACGGGCGACGCGGCCGGGGGAGCGGGACGCGCGGCGAGCGCGCCGCAGGTGCCGGCACCCCGGTCGTGGTGGCCAACGGGGAAGAGGGCGAGCCCGGTTCGGTCAAGGACCGCTGGCTGCTGCGGGCCCGCCCGCACCTGGTCCTCGACGGCCTCGTCCACGCGGCAGCGGTCACCGGCGCCGAACACGGCTACGTCTACCTCTCCGATCCGGAGGCGGCCCGCCGCGTCCGCCGAGCCCTCGCCGAACGCGTACCGCCGCTGCCCGTCGAGGTCGTCGAGACCGCCGCCGCCTATGTCGCCGGTGAGGAGACCGCGGTCGTCCGCCGGATCGACGGCGGGCCGGCCCTGCCGACCGCCAAACCGCCCCGTCCCTTCGAGCGGGGCGTCCGGGGCGCGCCGACCCTGGTCGCCAACGTCGAGACCCTCGCCCGGATCGCGCTCGTCGCCGCCCGGCCCGACCTGCGCGAGCCGATCGCGCGCTCCACCCTGGTCACCCTCTCGGGCGGCAGCGTCGCACCTGTGCTCACCGAGGTGCCGTACGGGGTCCCCCTGCGCACCCTCGCCGCCGCCCACGGCACCCCGGCCCCGGTCGGCGCCCTGATGGGAGGTCTCTTCGGCGGGCTCGTCGACGCCCGCGCCCTGGACCTGCCCCTCGAACCCGGCGCACTCGCTGCCGCGGGCACGGCGCTCGGCTGCGGAGCGATCCGCTTCCTCGCCGCCGACGTCTGCCCGGTGGGCGCCGCCGCCGACGCGGTCGGTCACCTCGCGGCCGAGAGCGCACGGCAGTGTGGCGTCTGCGTGTCGGGCTCGGCCGCGATCAGCGACGCTCTGGACCGCCTCGCCTCCGGATCCGCCGAACCCGACACTGCTGAGCGGCTGCACCGATGGGCGCGAGGACTGCCCGGGCGGGGAGCGTGCGGGCTGCTGGACGCCGCCGCCGGCCTCGCCGGAAGCCTGCTGCGGGTCTTCCCGGCACAGGTCAGGGCCCATCTCGACGGGCCCTGCCCGGTATGCCGGGCCGACGCCCCCGCCCGGGACCCGCACCGCCTGACCCGCCTGACCGTTCCGGTGCCGACCGTGCGCGCACCCGCCCCGACCGGATCTGACCCGATCGCATCTGCCCCGACCCCGTCCGCTCCGACCCCGTCCGCTCCGGCCGCATCCGCCCCTACCACGCCCGCCGAGCCCAGGGCCGCCGTACTGGAAGGAACGTCATGA
- a CDS encoding ferredoxin: MKLLLDATLCNGYGLCQENAPELVELDEWGYAKVVVDVPPAAEDRARACAESCPNSALRVEG, encoded by the coding sequence ATGAAACTGCTGCTGGACGCCACGCTGTGCAACGGCTACGGCCTCTGCCAGGAGAACGCCCCCGAACTCGTCGAGCTCGACGAGTGGGGCTACGCGAAGGTCGTCGTCGACGTGCCGCCCGCTGCCGAGGACCGGGCCCGCGCCTGCGCGGAGAGCTGCCCCAACTCAGCCCTGCGCGTGGAGGGATGA
- a CDS encoding acetate--CoA ligase family protein, which translates to MTRELTSLFDPGSVAVVGASDDPAKYGHAVAAQALRAPDRRPVHLVNRRGGTVLGRTAATSLAEIGEPVDLVVISVPGTGFEAAVDDALACGAKAIVAITAGFAEAGPAGLARQRAVAERVRAAGAVLVGPNCLGIADNTTELYLASDRFAPGRVALLSQSGNLALELQLRGAPHGLGFSRFVSLGNQADVTLVDLVEDCAHHEPTSVIAVYAEDFGDGRAFARAAAEAGKPVVLLTAGRGAASARSARSHTGALTTSAGVVAAACRDAGVELVRTPREMTVVLAALAGGRRTTGRRTAVLTDGGGHGAVAADAAEDAGLDVPELGAPAQDRLRSVLWEQSAVRNPVDLAGMGERRPLSYADTVRELLAADEVDAVLMTGYFGGYAASEGGLGGGPAGGSVLAEGEQRAAKEIAGHLAATPKPLVVQSMYPESPSCRALAEAGVPVFAATEDAARALAALTGRAAGAPAGVAAPPPVAAPLGDPSYHGVRALLATAGVPFPPAREITDEAGLLAAAASFEGPYVLKALHVLHKSDAGGVALRLADRDALLAAYRRMHARLDAPSYSVEAMADLSDGVELIVGVQRDPRFGPVAMVGLGGVLTETLRDVAFALAPVAAGSAEKLLRGLRTAALLDGVRGRPAVDVTAAAAVIARVTEVATAHPEIAELEVNPLLVRPDGAIALDARAVLG; encoded by the coding sequence ATGACGCGTGAGCTGACCTCGCTCTTCGACCCCGGATCGGTCGCCGTGGTCGGCGCCAGCGACGACCCGGCGAAGTACGGCCACGCGGTGGCCGCCCAGGCCCTTCGCGCGCCCGACCGGCGGCCCGTCCACCTGGTGAACCGGCGCGGCGGCACCGTACTCGGCCGGACGGCGGCCACCTCCCTCGCCGAGATCGGCGAGCCGGTCGACCTGGTGGTGATCTCCGTACCCGGCACCGGTTTCGAGGCGGCCGTCGACGACGCCCTCGCCTGCGGGGCGAAGGCGATCGTCGCCATCACCGCCGGCTTCGCCGAGGCCGGCCCCGCCGGTCTCGCCCGCCAGCGGGCCGTCGCCGAGCGGGTCCGGGCCGCCGGAGCCGTGCTCGTCGGCCCCAACTGCCTGGGCATCGCGGACAACACCACCGAGCTGTACCTGGCCTCGGACCGGTTCGCGCCCGGTCGAGTCGCCCTGCTCAGCCAGAGCGGCAACCTGGCCCTCGAACTCCAGCTGCGCGGCGCCCCGCACGGCCTCGGATTCTCCCGTTTCGTCTCGCTGGGAAACCAGGCCGACGTCACCCTCGTCGACCTCGTCGAGGACTGTGCCCACCACGAGCCCACCTCCGTGATCGCCGTGTACGCCGAGGACTTCGGCGACGGCCGGGCCTTCGCCCGCGCCGCCGCCGAGGCCGGCAAGCCCGTGGTCCTCCTCACCGCCGGCCGCGGCGCCGCCTCGGCCCGCAGCGCCCGGTCGCACACGGGGGCACTGACCACCTCGGCCGGCGTGGTGGCCGCGGCCTGCCGCGACGCGGGTGTCGAACTCGTCCGCACCCCACGGGAGATGACCGTGGTGCTCGCCGCCCTGGCCGGCGGGCGGCGCACGACCGGACGGCGGACCGCGGTCCTCACGGACGGCGGCGGCCACGGCGCGGTCGCCGCCGACGCCGCCGAGGACGCCGGGCTCGACGTGCCCGAGCTCGGCGCCCCGGCCCAGGACCGGCTGCGGAGCGTGCTGTGGGAGCAGTCCGCCGTCCGCAACCCGGTCGACCTCGCCGGCATGGGGGAGCGGCGCCCCCTCTCGTACGCCGACACCGTCCGCGAGCTGCTGGCCGCCGACGAGGTCGACGCCGTCCTGATGACGGGCTACTTCGGCGGGTACGCCGCCTCCGAAGGCGGCCTGGGCGGCGGGCCGGCCGGCGGCTCCGTCCTCGCCGAGGGCGAGCAACGGGCCGCGAAGGAGATCGCCGGACACCTCGCCGCCACACCGAAGCCGCTGGTCGTGCAGTCCATGTACCCGGAGTCGCCCAGCTGCCGGGCGCTCGCGGAGGCCGGCGTCCCGGTGTTCGCCGCCACCGAGGACGCGGCCCGCGCCCTCGCCGCGCTGACCGGCCGCGCGGCGGGCGCTCCGGCCGGGGTGGCCGCGCCGCCGCCGGTCGCGGCACCCCTGGGGGACCCCTCGTACCACGGTGTGCGGGCGCTGCTGGCCACGGCCGGAGTGCCCTTCCCACCGGCCCGGGAGATCACCGACGAGGCCGGGCTGCTCGCCGCTGCCGCCTCGTTCGAGGGGCCGTACGTCCTGAAGGCCCTCCACGTCCTGCACAAGTCCGACGCCGGCGGGGTGGCGCTGCGGCTCGCCGACCGGGACGCGCTGCTGGCCGCGTACCGGCGGATGCACGCCCGCCTCGACGCCCCGTCGTACTCGGTCGAGGCCATGGCGGACCTCTCGGACGGTGTCGAACTGATCGTCGGCGTCCAACGCGACCCCCGGTTCGGCCCGGTGGCGATGGTCGGCCTCGGCGGGGTGCTCACCGAGACCCTGCGGGACGTGGCCTTCGCCCTCGCGCCCGTGGCCGCCGGTTCCGCCGAGAAGCTGCTGAGGGGGCTGCGGACCGCCGCCCTGCTCGACGGTGTGCGCGGCCGGCCCGCCGTGGACGTGACGGCGGCCGCCGCTGTCATCGCCCGCGTCACCGAGGTCGCCACGGCCCACCCGGAGATCGCCGAGCTGGAGGTCAACCCGCTCCTGGTACGCCCGGACGGCGCCATCGCGCTGGACGCACGAGCCGTCCTCGGCTGA
- a CDS encoding acyl-CoA dehydrogenase family protein codes for MDFRYTPEQTELKARAAAYTRLLMRYEEQSEEAGGPLPADTVRELTRAAIDAGVYAVNMPAEWGGAGLSLLDQVIVEEEFGKVTNCLWDIPWRPANVLAYGTEAQREKYLLPVIRGERFDAFAVTEPGAGSDPGSGTSTATRTVGGWLLNGEKWFVTCGDIADFLLVQADAGPDRAATLFFVDKQAPGVEMTRVPRFMHSAVNGHPEFRFTDVFVPDEDVLGGVGNGYQLTKEWFTDERLMIAARTVGAAERALELARDWAVGRRQFGSRIADFQLIQGMLADSAVDIAVNRAYTHQVAWEADRPQTDRKTLHAKASTAKLAASEAAGRVVDRCLQIFGGRGYDRSYPVERLYRELRVDRIWEGTSEIQRLIIANELIKRGTGALALPR; via the coding sequence ATGGACTTCCGCTACACCCCCGAGCAGACCGAGCTCAAGGCGCGCGCCGCGGCCTACACGCGGCTCCTGATGCGGTACGAGGAGCAGTCCGAGGAAGCGGGCGGCCCGCTGCCGGCCGACACCGTGCGGGAGCTGACCCGGGCCGCGATCGACGCCGGCGTCTACGCCGTCAACATGCCCGCCGAGTGGGGCGGCGCCGGACTCTCCCTGCTGGACCAGGTGATCGTCGAGGAGGAGTTCGGCAAGGTCACCAACTGCCTTTGGGACATTCCCTGGCGGCCCGCCAACGTCCTCGCGTACGGCACCGAGGCACAACGCGAGAAGTACCTGCTGCCGGTGATCCGCGGCGAGCGCTTCGACGCCTTCGCCGTCACCGAGCCCGGGGCCGGATCCGACCCCGGCTCGGGCACGAGCACCGCGACCCGCACGGTGGGCGGCTGGCTTCTGAACGGCGAGAAGTGGTTCGTCACCTGCGGCGACATCGCCGACTTCCTGCTGGTGCAGGCCGATGCCGGGCCGGACCGCGCGGCGACGCTGTTCTTCGTCGACAAGCAGGCGCCGGGGGTCGAGATGACGCGGGTCCCCCGTTTCATGCACTCCGCGGTGAACGGGCACCCCGAGTTCCGGTTCACCGACGTCTTCGTGCCCGACGAGGACGTGCTCGGCGGCGTCGGCAACGGCTACCAACTGACGAAGGAGTGGTTCACCGACGAGCGGCTGATGATCGCAGCCCGGACCGTCGGCGCCGCCGAGAGGGCCCTGGAACTGGCGCGTGACTGGGCCGTCGGACGCCGTCAGTTCGGCTCCCGCATCGCCGACTTCCAGCTGATCCAGGGGATGCTCGCCGACTCGGCCGTCGACATCGCCGTCAACCGCGCCTACACCCACCAGGTCGCCTGGGAGGCCGACCGGCCCCAGACCGACCGCAAGACCCTGCACGCCAAGGCCTCCACGGCGAAGCTCGCGGCGAGCGAGGCCGCCGGTCGGGTGGTCGACCGGTGCCTGCAGATCTTCGGTGGGCGCGGCTACGACCGCTCGTACCCCGTCGAGCGTCTCTACCGCGAGCTGCGCGTCGACCGGATCTGGGAGGGCACCTCCGAGATCCAGCGGCTGATCATCGCCAACGAGCTGATCAAGCGCGGCACCGGGGCGCTGGCCCTGCCGCGCTGA
- a CDS encoding acyl-CoA dehydrogenase family protein, translated as MDFRLTARQQELKESARDLTDFIMKHELDCEENNGLPPQVHAEIRDAVLDSGLQAVNMPAEWGGAGLTVPEQVVVQEELGRLTGALWDMVWRPANALSHCTPEQRERYLVPVIHGRRRDCYAVSEPEAGSDPQNLRTTATRTADGWVLNGEKWFVTVGDHADFMIVLAAAGEERAPTLFLVDKDAPGIEMTRVPRWMHTFVYEHPEFTFTDVRLPEDAVLGGVGNGYDLTRSWFSEERLMIAARTIGAAERALELARDWAVGRRQFGSRIADFQLIQGMLADSAVDIAVNRAYTHQVAWEVGEGRTDRKTLHAKAAIAKLAASEASGRVVDRCLQIFGGRGYDRSYPVERLYRELRVDRIWEGTSEIQRLIIAGELVKRGTGVLQLPVTP; from the coding sequence ATGGACTTCCGTCTCACCGCACGCCAGCAGGAGCTCAAGGAATCGGCGCGTGACCTCACCGACTTCATCATGAAGCACGAGCTCGACTGCGAGGAGAACAACGGTCTGCCGCCGCAGGTCCACGCCGAGATCCGCGACGCCGTCCTCGACAGCGGCCTCCAGGCCGTCAACATGCCGGCCGAGTGGGGCGGCGCCGGACTCACCGTCCCTGAGCAGGTCGTCGTCCAGGAGGAACTGGGCCGGCTCACCGGCGCCCTGTGGGACATGGTGTGGCGGCCGGCCAACGCCCTCTCGCACTGCACGCCCGAGCAGCGTGAGCGGTACCTCGTGCCCGTGATCCACGGGCGCCGACGCGACTGCTACGCGGTCAGCGAGCCCGAGGCCGGCTCCGACCCGCAGAACCTGCGCACCACCGCGACCCGGACCGCCGACGGCTGGGTGCTGAACGGCGAGAAGTGGTTCGTCACCGTGGGCGACCACGCCGACTTCATGATCGTGCTCGCCGCCGCGGGGGAAGAGCGGGCGCCGACGCTGTTCCTCGTGGACAAGGACGCCCCGGGCATCGAGATGACCCGGGTGCCCCGCTGGATGCACACCTTCGTCTACGAACACCCCGAGTTCACCTTCACCGACGTACGCCTGCCCGAGGACGCGGTGCTCGGCGGCGTCGGCAACGGCTACGACCTCACCCGCTCCTGGTTCTCCGAAGAGCGGCTGATGATCGCCGCCCGCACGATCGGGGCCGCCGAGAGGGCCCTGGAACTGGCGCGTGACTGGGCCGTCGGACGCCGTCAGTTCGGCTCCCGCATCGCCGACTTCCAGTTGATCCAGGGGATGCTCGCCGACTCGGCCGTCGACATCGCCGTCAACCGCGCCTACACCCACCAGGTCGCCTGGGAGGTCGGCGAGGGCCGAACCGACCGCAAGACCCTGCACGCGAAGGCCGCGATCGCCAAGCTCGCGGCGAGCGAGGCGTCCGGTCGGGTGGTCGACCGGTGCCTGCAGATCTTCGGTGGGCGCGGCTACGACCGCTCGTACCCCGTCGAGCGTCTCTACCGCGAGCTGCGCGTCGACCGGATCTGGGAGGGCACCTCCGAGATCCAGCGGCTGATCATCGCGGGCGAACTCGTCAAGCGCGGGACGGGTGTCCTGCAGCTGCCGGTGACCCCGTGA
- a CDS encoding TetR/AcrR family transcriptional regulator: protein MTKAERALETRERILKAACEVIADIGFENVSMRKVAEHAGVSKALLHYHFDTREKLFAEAMTHSFAQTGTDLDGGDADVSAGVLLARIVRTMLPTDEELRQDWKLWQELWVRAQRDDAARHLAVDLYDQLHAWVGGAVERGVASGEFAPCDVAAISTLILALCDGLGIRVMLADPHVDLPTAQSTIWSAIAPSLGISPAFPEA from the coding sequence GTGACCAAGGCCGAGCGCGCACTCGAGACACGGGAGCGAATCCTCAAGGCCGCGTGCGAGGTGATCGCGGACATCGGGTTCGAGAACGTCAGCATGCGCAAGGTCGCCGAGCACGCGGGGGTGTCGAAGGCGCTGCTCCACTACCACTTCGACACCCGCGAGAAGCTCTTCGCCGAGGCGATGACGCACTCGTTCGCCCAGACCGGCACGGACCTCGACGGCGGCGACGCCGACGTGTCGGCCGGCGTCCTGCTCGCACGCATCGTGCGCACCATGCTGCCCACGGACGAGGAGCTGCGCCAGGACTGGAAACTGTGGCAGGAACTGTGGGTGCGCGCACAGCGCGACGACGCAGCCCGGCACCTCGCCGTCGACCTGTACGACCAGCTCCACGCCTGGGTCGGCGGCGCGGTGGAACGCGGCGTCGCGTCGGGAGAGTTCGCCCCCTGCGATGTCGCCGCGATCAGCACTCTGATCCTGGCGCTGTGTGACGGCCTGGGCATTCGCGTGATGCTCGCCGACCCACATGTCGACCTGCCCACGGCCCAGTCGACGATCTGGTCGGCCATCGCCCCGTCACTGGGCATCTCTCCCGCCTTCCCTGAGGCCTGA